In Persicimonas caeni, a single window of DNA contains:
- a CDS encoding alpha/beta fold hydrolase, producing the protein MATAITSAERPDWLPEHLFPFDSRFVGVDGHHIHYVDEGSGQVILFLHGNPTWSFLYRHIIARLSDQFRCVALDFPGFGLSTARDGYGFRPQDHAHVLGEFLDMLELDEMLVMLHDWSGPIGLSVAVQRPERFVGFIVGNTFAWPLDEKWRFRAMARAVGGRWGASVERQFNTFVNLAMPLATTKHLPHEVMRCYRKPFPSAESRRPIHVFAHELLASHGFLYEVQKNLGKLREHPALLVWGQRDVAFRASERARFEEVFPGHELVLLEDANHFIQEDSPDAIAEAIDEWEDLACSHLR; encoded by the coding sequence ATGGCTACCGCCATTACGAGCGCCGAGCGACCCGATTGGCTTCCCGAGCATCTGTTCCCGTTCGACAGCCGCTTCGTGGGGGTGGACGGCCATCACATCCACTATGTCGATGAGGGCAGCGGGCAGGTGATCCTGTTCTTGCACGGCAACCCAACGTGGTCGTTCTTGTACCGGCATATCATCGCGCGACTGAGCGACCAGTTTCGCTGTGTCGCACTCGACTTCCCCGGGTTTGGCCTGTCGACCGCGCGCGATGGCTATGGCTTTCGTCCGCAGGACCACGCGCACGTGCTCGGTGAGTTTCTCGATATGCTCGAACTCGACGAGATGCTCGTGATGTTGCACGACTGGAGTGGTCCGATCGGTCTTTCGGTGGCAGTCCAGCGACCCGAGCGCTTCGTGGGGTTCATCGTGGGGAATACGTTCGCGTGGCCGCTCGACGAGAAGTGGCGTTTTCGAGCGATGGCGCGGGCGGTTGGAGGGCGTTGGGGGGCGAGCGTCGAGCGGCAGTTCAACACCTTCGTCAACCTGGCGATGCCGTTGGCCACGACAAAGCATCTTCCTCACGAGGTGATGCGTTGCTACCGCAAGCCGTTCCCCTCGGCCGAGTCGCGCCGGCCCATTCACGTCTTCGCTCACGAGCTTCTCGCAAGCCACGGTTTTCTCTACGAGGTCCAGAAGAATCTGGGGAAGCTGCGCGAGCATCCGGCGCTGCTGGTCTGGGGCCAACGAGACGTCGCGTTCCGCGCCTCCGAGCGCGCGCGCTTCGAAGAGGTCTTTCCTGGCCACGAGCTCGTCTTGCTCGAAGATGCCAATCACTTCATCCAGGAAGACTCCCCAGACGCGATTGCCGAGGCGATCGACGAGTGGGAGGATTTGGCGTGCAGTCACCTGCGTTGA